The following proteins are encoded in a genomic region of Nitrospirota bacterium:
- a CDS encoding STAS-like domain-containing protein yields the protein MIKYDLYKLLKEELGNGSKDLVTRPSGQAIRERIERDIKDEPNGAVVALDFSKIGVIDYSCADEIVTKLVSRLLGGEYGDKYLLLAGLNENQKENIEVAIERKDLAVMAEMRDGSRVVLGNLNNYLKDTLDFIVKKKRVTAKELSDAKKIEANTSGTRLLNLFKKRLVKRIEEARSDGKVWAYELL from the coding sequence ATGATCAAGTACGACCTCTATAAACTCTTAAAAGAAGAACTCGGTAACGGCTCAAAGGACCTTGTCACCCGGCCTTCGGGACAGGCGATCCGGGAGCGGATCGAGCGGGACATTAAAGATGAGCCGAACGGCGCCGTGGTGGCCCTTGATTTCTCGAAGATCGGGGTGATCGACTATTCCTGCGCAGACGAGATCGTGACAAAGCTCGTGTCGCGCCTCCTCGGCGGAGAATATGGGGACAAGTACCTGCTCCTTGCGGGGTTGAACGAAAACCAGAAAGAGAACATCGAGGTCGCCATCGAACGAAAGGACCTCGCGGTCATGGCGGAGATGCGGGACGGCAGCAGGGTTGTTTTGGGAAATCTCAATAATTATCTCAAGGACACGCTCGACTTCATCGTCAAAAAGAAACGAGTAACAGCCAAAGAACTCTCGGATGCTAAAAAAATTGAGGCGAACACGAGCGGTACGCGGCTTCTGAACCTTTTCAAAAAGCGGCTTGTGAAGCGAATTGAGGAGGCCCGCAGTGATGGAAAGGTATGGGCTTACGAACTCCTCTGA
- a CDS encoding ORF6N domain-containing protein produces MKPIVTAELIEHKIFLVRGQKVMLDGDLAELYGVEAKVLNQAVKRNIKRFPSDFMFQLSEDEDKALRSQFVTLKQGRGKHRKYLPYAFSEQGVAMLSSVLNSDRAIEVNILIIRAFVKLREMIASHKDLARKLDELEKKYDGQFQIVFEAIRQLMAIEEKPKRKIGFLIKESRATYKTM; encoded by the coding sequence ATGAAACCGATAGTCACTGCTGAATTGATAGAGCACAAAATATTTCTAGTACGAGGGCAGAAAGTCATGCTCGATGGCGACTTGGCGGAGTTATACGGCGTGGAGGCCAAAGTGCTGAATCAGGCGGTAAAGCGGAACATCAAACGCTTTCCTTCTGATTTCATGTTTCAGTTGAGCGAAGATGAGGACAAGGCTTTAAGGTCACAATTTGTGACCTTAAAGCAAGGGCGAGGAAAGCACCGGAAATACCTGCCCTATGCCTTTTCGGAGCAGGGCGTTGCCATGCTCTCAAGCGTGCTGAACAGCGATCGCGCGATAGAAGTCAATATCCTCATCATTCGGGCCTTTGTGAAACTTCGGGAGATGATCGCATCGCACAAGGATCTGGCGCGGAAACTCGATGAGCTCGAAAAGAAATACGACGGCCAGTTCCAGATCGTATTCGAGGCTATACGACAGCTTATGGCGATAGAGGAAAAGCCCAAACGGAAGATCGGATTCCTAATCAAGGAAAGCCGGGCAACCTACAAAACAATGTAG